The window TTATTTGAACTATGAAATGATAAAGTGAAGTGAAGTCAACTCCATTGGGTAAGGACGGGGACAATCTTAAGTGGAACCTTCTTAGGACAAACAAGTCCATAGGATTCTTCAAGATCGACATCTTCTATCTCCATTCCTTCCGGAAGCTTCCAATCGAAACGGTAAAGAAGATTGATAAGAGTCAAATGTACCAAAGCCATACCCATGCCAATGCCTGGGCACATTCTCCTTCCGCTACCAAAGGGCAAGAGCTCAAAGTTTAGTCCTTTATAGTCAATCTCGTTATCCATAAACCTCTCCGGGATGAAAGCTTCTGGATCATTCCAAACGTTTGGATTCCTGTGAACAGCCCATATGTTGACATAGATCCATGTTTTCTTTGGAATGTCATAACCTCCGATCTTAATATCTTTTGAAGCCTCTCTTGTTATTAGAAGTGGCACAAGTGGGTTTATCCTTAATGTTTCTTTGATCACCATTTTCAAATACTCGAGTCGTTCTATATCTTCTTCTGTGatattgtctttgttttttatcaCTTCTCTGACCTCAGCTTGCGCTTTCTTCAGAACTCTAGGGTTTGTAAACAAATGTGTCATCACCCATGTCACAGTGTGGCCAGAAGTGTCAACTCCAGCAATAAGAAGGTTCTGCAGTAATTAAAGACACAAGATTTAAGATTTATGCAACATGTGGAGGAAAAAAGTTATCGAAAGAGAGGTTGACATTACTAACCAACAGAATTCCTTTGGTGTGGTTTCGAGTAAGTTGAAATTCTCCAAGTCCAGTCTCTCCTCGTTCCATCTTGAGGAGCAACTCAATGATATCTTCTTTAATATTAGGATTTTCTAGGTGATGTTTTATAGATTGATCAAAAAATGAATCCAATGCCTTAAAAACCTTCTCACATTTGTTGTGTAACCCTGTGATCCTATCAATGAGTTTACCAACAACTGGGAAGTAATCTGCTGCTGCAAAGCTCCCTAGCACCTCCATGGTTCCTTGAATGACTTCCTCATAAGCATTTGCAAGTTTGCTTCCTTTTAGACATATCCCAAATCCAACTTTACAAATCACACTCCCTGAAAGTTTCACTAACTTCCGATTCAAGTTGACCGGTTTCTCCAATGAAGCAGATTGTTTAATGAATTGGACAAAAGAGGCAACTTCTTCTTGTCTTATATGTTGAAATGTTTTTACTCGTTTCGCAGTGTAGAGTTCAACGACCGTCATCTTTCGTACTTCCCTCCAATATTTGCTATATGGAGAAAATGCAAGATCTTTTAGATTGTATGAAATTCTTGCAGCATAAGTCAGATAAGGCCGCGAACAACAATCTGcatcaaatgtttttaaaacatcCTTCACCGTCTCTGGAGTTGACGCCACAACAGCAAACACATTTCCAAACTTTAGGGACATTAGCGATCCATATTTTTCAGATAATTTGAACATGGAACGTTGAGGGTTCGATCCCAATTGGTGCAAGTTACCAATTATAGGAAATCTACGTGGTCCGGGAGGTAGAtctttctttaccttttttgtGTTCTTCCCAGTGAGTAGAGAAGCAAAGAATACGAATGCAACAATGATATACCACAAACTCATTTTGCTTCCTACAAAAAAACagatagattatatataaaaagtcaATACTTTCTAGTTAGCTCAATATTTGATAACCTTAGCATGTCAAGTGAACGGTTGACCCAAAAAAAGCTATCTCGAAAATATAGAACCGCGCTAACTAAAACTACCAAAGCACCATGATGATTGTtacaaggcaaaaaaaaaaaaaagtagagggGTGAGGGTCCTTTTATTTTGCCGAGGCCTAGTTTTtagtttcacaaaatatttcgattttaatattttgtagtattcgttcgttttttatttatttaactctAGTATCTTTCTTTCAAACACTTTTAGTTTAAGGTTTTCAATAACCAAcacatcctactatattaattggaaagtatcttactatattaattgggaagtataaatatgaaactaaccttaaaatatataaaaaattacattcaattgccattagaaaatttaattaaaattaattaattaaataaataaatataattaattaaaaataaaaaatgctgacagatcaaaaataaaaaaatctagaaaagtaaaaaaaaatctattcaaatcaaaactaatttgtacttgaaaaaaaaaaaactaacagctaagatttttcaaaaatacagataattattagttaaaaaaaatattttctttctctaataaaattatagacgaaaattactaaattttgtttttaaaaaatataaaccaatcagaatttcaactaagattttatatacaagtagacaataaaattatttttaataactagatttcgaaaattttattaagatttcaaattatgattttattatcatctttattttattttattttatttcaaaataactttttaaaagaaatataacaataatttttcttattatattatattttttttttaaatgttgatccTTGCTTTAATcacgggatatctcctagtagaaatattaaatatactgaccacaaatatatatagttcaaaatttaaaatatttttaaatgctatatacaaagattttttttctccctATTTGTTTATTCTGTGTATGGAGTTAGTCGCTAACATTCAGAAGGCAGAGATGGATAAGCAGCTAACAGGGATCAAGGTAGCTAATAAGTGTGATAGCCTATTTTTCTGCAAGGTCGATACGGATCAATGTGGTGTTATTTTGGATATTCTAAAGCAGTATGAGGTTGTCTCGGGTCAGCaaattaattttgcaaaatcttcgATTCAATTTGGGCACAAGGTTGATGAGGTGGCAAAGGCAGAGGTGAAGGGGGTGCTTGGGATATAAAATTTGGACGGGATGGGTTCCTACTTAGGGTTACCTGAGAGTTTGGGAGGGTCCAAAACGaaagttttctcttttgatcGGGATAGACTTCAGAGTCGAACATATGGTTGGACGACGAAACTGCTCTCAAAAGGGAGAATAGGTGATGATAAAGTCAGTTGCCACTGCGGTACCGACCTTTGTCATGTTTTGTTTTCGGTTGTCGAAAACAATTACGTCTAAACTCACTAGTGCAGTGGCGAGTTTTTGGTGGAGCACTGGTCAGCCTGGGGGTATGCATTGGTTAGCTTGGGAGAAAATATGCTGTAGTAAACAGTTGGGTGGTTTGGGTTTTAGGAATGTCGATGTTTTTAATTTGGCTTTGTTGGCTAAACAATTGTGGAGGCTGATTGAGGCTCCGAACTCACTATTTGCTCGGGTTTTCAAAAGCAGGTATTATCGGAATTCGAACCCTATGGAAATTGATACGATCTTACTCTCTATCTTATGGGTGGCGGAGTATCGTTTCAGCTAGATCTTTGGTAaacaaaggacttattaaaagAGTTGGTTTTGGAGAGtccatttctatatggactGATCTATGGATATCGGctcaatccccaagaccagcTTTGAGTAAGGGCCCTTTTAAGGACCTTTTGCTACAAATTTCTCATTTAATTGATCGTCAAACGAATTCATGGCGTATGGATAAGCTCAATGAGCATTTTGACCCGGAAGATGTTGTCTTGATAGGGAAGCACTTAGACGGCAGATTCGCTAGGTTGGCATTTTACGAAATCTGGAAAGTATACGGTGAAATCAGGGTATGATACGGAACGCATCGCGAAACTGACAACTTCTCAAGACCTTCGGTATGGGCCAGAGATTACTCCTCTCCTGGCCGGTGTTTGGCAGGTTCACTGTCCACCAAAGattaaacattttatgtggcaagttttgTGAGGGTGCATTTCGGTATCGACAAATTTGCGGAGACGGGGAATTGCTTGTGATTCAGGATGTACAAGGTGTGGGGCTGACGaagaaacaataaatcatgctATTTTTCGGTGTCCACCGGCTCGACAGGTCTGGGCTTTAGCTCAGGTACCCGTCAGACCAGTCTCCTTTCCAACATAGTCGGTGTATGCTAATGTGGACCATTTTCTGGATTCTACCAATCCGGGCTCTCAGATAGCTGCTTTCCCTTGGGtcatgtggtatatttggaaagcgaGGAATGCTCGAGTTTTTGAGAATCAAATAGAACAGCCAGAGGAAGTAGTTCGGTTAGCGATAGGGGAGACGTCTACCTGGCTGCAGGCACAAGTAGAGGTTGAGGATGAGGATTATTCCCTACTCCCTATCGCCTCTAATTATCGATTAAAAGGGCCCACGAACTCCCTTCCTACTGTTTTTTCAGGTTATCGGTGCTTTCtagatggctcttggaaagcaagTGATGgttttgcaggtgcaggatgggtttgttcttcttttcaAGATTCGTTGACGACGAGGGGAGCCACCAATTTCTGACGAAGTCTTTCCCCTttacatgctgaagtagaagctttcCTTTGGGCTATGCGGTGTATGATTGGACATGACTACCGGGATGTGGCGTTCTTTACAAAttgttcagacttggtgaagatggtatCTTCTCCTCTAGACTGGTCGGCTTTCTCGCCCTATCTCGACGATATCAAGATAGACAgagaggagttttcttctttctcctttatCTCTAGTTTCACgaaatgcaaatgtaagtgCGGATTCTTTAGGACGCCAAACGCGTACATCTCCGCATAATGTTCTGTATGTAAACAGTTTTCCTTCGAATTGGCTCATATGAGCTCATTAAAACAAGTATTACATGTAACGTCACCTTTTTTACGTTGATTGATTAACCgatgttaaaaaaacaaattggaagGAATTTAGAGTCGAATAGATAACCGACGCAAATTACTActcaaaatatttactttactcTTTTGGTCTTCGAGGCTTCAAGCGCTTTTTAAGTTAATTTCCATAATTAAATTAAGGATCGATATTGATTCAGTGTGGGTGTTTGATCTTCTTCGTCACCATCACATCTCCGATTCACTTGATTTTAGCAAGCATTCTGAAATTCAGGTCAAGGATAAGATGGATTTTGTGAATTATGTTGTGGTTGCTTGTTGTTTCGAGTTGTTTTAGTAAGCCTAAGATTCAATTAGCTCAGTTTTGTTATTTATGATTTACAGTTTTCTATTTTGTAGAATGGTGCGAATCGATGTCCTTAATGACGCTCTTCAGAGTTCAGAGCATGTACAATGCAGAGAAGTGGCAGGTTATGATAAGGCCTTCTTCTAAAGTTCCTTATCGTTATGCAAAAGCATGGTATGGTGATTTTTGCAGAGCTAGTAGCTATGACTCGGTTACTTGCTTTCATGTATATTGATTCAAGTGTAATGATGATACTTTGTGTTTCGATTTTTTAGGTTACATCGGCGAGCTTGAGTATGTTGATGACCACATGTCTGGTGAAATTGTTGTTGAACTTAATGGAAGGCTGAGATTGGTATGGTAAGATTGTTGTTTATGGCCGACTAGCTTAATTTTAGCAAGCACTCGGCATTTCAAGTTAAGTATAGGACAGATTTATGAATTATTTGTGGTTAGGGATTTAAGACGGGTTTCCAACATTAAGAAGACTAAAAAGGAGGTACTGATTTATGGGTCTAAAATCTTCTTACCTATGCTTAATTTTCAGGCCACTATGGATCAGCGctgatcttttgttgttaaaaaaagaaaagatttctTCTATATCAAATGCATTGAGtttttcaattgaaaaaaaGATTCTTTCCCTAAAATTTATACAGTActttttcatataaatagaCGATTAATTATGTGTCattcaacaaaattttgaatttttataatttaattagaatGAGTTTTTATACTTTCCATCTAACTATGAATATCATATCAATTTTAAGGTGGAACGATGATTTTAAAGGGGAATttgaaaatactattttttcagttttaaggTGGAACAgtgatttttaagaaaatgtcACCTTTctcaaatcttataaaatgcTTCTAAAAATAAGCTATTTATCAAAGTACGTGTATaaccttataaaaacatacACACATTACTTTAATATCtgtgtaaaatattataaataacttataaatagtttttaaatatcttgtaaaaccttataaaatattatataaacctttaTCAATATTTGGATCGAGTCTCCGGCTAGTagttactatatattttataaaccatttaaaattttataaaattttcagatttcactagtgatatttttaaaaatgatcaaataAACGAGACATTTTTGAGAAAAGCATACCAAAAGAAgcatttctcaaaaattcttATGGCTTTTTATATAgatcaaatataatttattaattatgaattaatttatcaaatgaatatattttacTATGAATAGAGctatttataaagtatatatgaGTTTCTTgaaccacaaaaaaaagatgGCATTCTAGATCAATACATAGAACGCCTTCATCATGAACGTAAATCCAAGAACTAGTTGAAAGAAAGTCAAGATTTCAGaataaataaaactttgtttgtttgcagggaATTCTGTAACACGGACTACCTTCATCAAAGGTTAGTACTACTGACTACTGACCATTCTCAAAATGGTAAATATTAACAcgtaacaataaatatatatatatatatatatattttaaaacgtcTCGTTAAGAGTATTCACTCCATTAATTAAGAACAAATCTTTGACAATGAAGAGATAACTCTGTTAGCCAAGACAAAAATACTAGAGAAGTAGAGATAAcattttactaatatattataAGAATATCTATAAGAGAATCAGAGAtattagagagagagacgcaATACTATACCTTAAACTTAAAGTTTGTGGCGGAAGAGTTTACACTGTGAGACGAGGGAGAGGGGAGTTATAGAGCGAGGCAGAACAAGAAGTTGATTTCTGAATCagtattatcatttatttatgtgagaactgagaagagaCGTAGGAGATATGGATAGAGCTTAGGTTCCAAGTATGTGGCTACGAGGTTAGCTTCCAagataagttattttttttttttttttgtagtgaagcCTAAAAAAATATCTACTGAAATTATTTctcataatattttatgaaCTTATTTTACAATCACGTTTTTATTCAACATACTCTGAAATTCTGaagtatattttcattttataccGAAATTTCAAGACAAAATAATACCATGGAACTTAATTAAACACGTTGGGTGTGCATGGATAAAACTCAAAAGTGTGGAGACGTTACTGGCGaaagttatgttttgtttggtaATTAGTGGAATTGTTGATATCGTCTTATGTTGCTATGATATCCCTAGTTCGGTTAACCGTCTTGCTCGCTTCGGTAAGAAGCTACAAAACAGAACACTGACATTTACTCTGTTATAGTAAAAGCTCATAAGTTGATGTTTGCTTTTTTGCCTTTAGGTTTGTTTTGCAACTGTCTTCTGGCGGCTGAGCTGAACGAGACAAAGGTGAGGCAGGTGAGAtcaaaggaagagaagattCCGGAAGCAGAAAATAAGGTACTTCAGAGCATGTTAATTAGATTTCCACCTGGCCCTTCGCTTTCTTCGCCGGGTTCTTTAAACCGAAGCAGAAGAGGCGAAAGGAGAATACAATGTCATCCTCCATCGCCAACTGTGAGTGCTTAGCTCTAGTTTTAGTAAAATTATATGCCCGACTTTTTTGGTACTGTCATTTGATTCGGTAGTAATGGTTCCTAAGAAGTTGTGTTTACGCTACAAGATTTCGGATTGAAGAAACATTTTATTGATATGGTAATGATATAAGATCTTCACATTATTTATGATATGGTAATGGTATAAGATCTtcacattatttattttgaacTATGAAATTAAAAAGTGAAGTGAAGCTTAAGTCCATTGGGTAAGGATGGGGACAAGCTCAAGTGGAATTTTCTTAGGACTAACAAGTCCATACGATTCTTCAAGATCAACATCTTCAATCTTCATTCCTTCAGGAAGCTTCCAGTCGAAACGGTAAAGAAGATTGATAAGAGCCAAATGTACCAAAGCCATACCCATTCCTATACCTGGGCACACTCTCCTTCCGCTACCAAAGGGCAAGAGCTCAAAATTTAGACCTTTATAGTCAATCTCGCTATCCATAAACCTCTCCGGGATGAAAGCTTCCGGATCTTTCCAAACATTTGGATTCCTGTGAACAGCCCATACGTTGACATGGATCCAAGTTTTCTTTGGAATGTCGTAACCTCCAATCTTAATATCTTTTGAAGCCTCTCTTGGGATTAGTAGTGGCACAACTGGGTTTATCCTAAATGTTTCTTTAATGACCATTTTCAAATACTCGAGTCGTTCTATAGCCTCTTCGGTgatatcatctttgtttttgatcACTTCTCTCATCTCCGCTTGCACTTTCTTCATAACTCTTGGGTTTGTAATCAAATGTGTCATCGCCCATGTCACGGTGTTGGCAGCAGTGTCCGTTCCCGCAAGAAGAAGGTTCTGCAATAATCAATGGAACACAATATTTAAACTTTAGGCAACATGTGAACAATGAGATTTCAGATATATAGAAAGGTTCCAAAATACTTACCAGAAGAATTCCTTGGAGGTGGTTTCGAGTTAGTTGAAACTCTCCCAGCCCAGTTTCTCCCTTTTCCATCTTGAGAAGCAAAGCAATGATATCATCATCGACACATTCATCTTCTTGGTGATGCTTTATAGATTGATCGAAAAACGAATCCAGTGCCTTGAAAACATTCTCACATTTGCTATGTAATCCTGTGACCCTATCGATGATTTTACCAACAACTGGGAAGTAATCCGCTGCTGCAAAGCTCCCTACCACCTCCATGGTTCCTAAAACAACTTCCTCAAAAGTATTCTCAAGTTTGCTCCCTGTGAGAGTTATCCCAAATGCAACTTTACAAATCACATTCCCAGAGAGTTTCACTAACTTTTGGTTGAAGTCAACTGGTTTTCCCAACGAAGCAGACTCTTTGAGGAATTGGACAAAGgatgaaacttcttcttctcttatataTTGAAATGATTTTACCCTTTTTGCAGTGTAGAGCTCGACAACAGTCATCTTTCGTACTTCCCTCCAATATTTGTTATagaaagaaaatgcaagatCTTTGTAATTGTGTGTCATTCTTGCAGGATAAGTCAGATAAGGTCGCGAACAACAATCTAGATCAAACGTTTTTAAGACTTCCTTCACTGTCTCTGGTGTAGATGCCACAACAGTGGACACACTCCCAAACTTCAGAGACATTAGGGGTCCATATTTTTCGGATAATTTGAACATGGAACGGTGAGGTTTTGATCCGAGTTGGTGCAAGTTTCCAATTATAGGAAGTCTTGGTGGTCCAGGAGGTAGATTCTTCTTGTTCACTCTCGTCATCTTTATAATCAACATAGATGAAAGGAAGAAGGCAATGATATACCACCAGAAACTCATTTTGCTTCCTGCACAAAAAGTGAACTGTTTATATTTctgtagagaaaaataaatagtaaaaccTTTGTAAAAGGCATGTCAAGTGGACAATTAACCACAAAAGAAAAGCTCTGTAAAATATAGAACCGGGCTAACTAACATTAAGTAAAACCTCTGTAAAACAATATTTGGTAAACTATTAATtactgtaaattaataaaagaaaattctgGTACTAACACTATCTTATTATGTAAACACTATAAAACAATTTCGTCACTGAacaattccaaaaatattataaaggtAAATTTGGAGGAACTTTAAAAATGCATTTTTTCCAATACCACTTTTCAAAAAGATTTCATCTCtaaagttttattaaaaatgccaTCTCTAAAATCGTTCTAGTGTGTATTACGGCTTAAATCTTAGTATTTACATCTTAAtgatattaaaagagaagtacaaattaGAACATGTCCAGCATTATGAATCTAATAATATCAATTACCACTCAGTTATTGCTTTTAGAAAAAGAATTTCTAAATTAATAAGAGCAATTTGGTATTGCTGAAAATTCAATTGGTTCACCCAATTAGAGTATCCAAAATCCGACTGCATTTAGTATGGATCTTACCAATAATAACTaagaattattaataaataattaaaattgaaatttaattatcaattactttaataaaatacttaatttcatgattataaaatattttataaagaacAAGATGCAcaaacttaaaatataatatttcttttgttataaaaatatctttGTAATTCTAAATCAAATACATAAATGATGATAATTTTTCTACACCATCAAatgaatattatttatttataatgatacatttaattttatatgtctATTAGttagaatataataatatatgtttattagcTAGAATTAatcacatattttataaaatcttaaatttttttaaaaaagtatatatatagatatacaaataaaaaatcttataataaaataaaagaaaaatattaatgagaATTAATGATATGtttcatattatattaaaatcttaaaatatcaattttattatttttccaaatatGTAAAACGAAAAAGTTAATGcaaatcaataaaaaataaaaaatattaatagttacaaaaaatatttgatcatcgtttattttttgaaaatacattaaaagtaataatgttttaaacaaaaaatgttatcaTGCAGTATATCTCGGATTAATTATTATCCACATTTACGCCTGTCAATATAATCAAAGCTAGTGTAACATTCGTGTTCCAGGATTATATTTTGGATTGTGTTGATTAAACCAAatgagtggattttaattaatttcggttTAATGAAATCTTGGTTTAACCGAATTAAACCAAAACCCTAGTAGTTTTTCTTAAGTGATgcctccttctctttttttgtggaTTGTCAACACTGGAAtctcagagaaagagagagagcctTGGTCGATTtggtgtgaaggagaagagatggagatcaacaaagctttatcttaaagagaaggaaaaggagcagaatcgttagggtttggaaGGAAACAGTTTTgacatatcaaatcgttgtcaAAGGTAACGAATTATGGAAGAgttattcccaagtctttcatagtcattctcctttttacagaagtgaatttggatttgaacttgatgagttattggcagttttgtgagacacgttttctcaaaTTCGAGTTGGGACTTGGGACTATcggggattgtaactgagatcgtggtctcgtctaGTTTCCGATCGGCACAAGATTTTGGAGAATGCTTTGTGACGTTTTGGGCTAGCTTTTTATTGGaaggatttgatagttaacggttgggttttattttaggtttcatctttgagactgttcttttctgatgtttctgtccagtttgctTAAAGGTTgcttttggttgtgtgacttgttGTAGGATGTTTGTGAGCTGTTTCAGACAAGAGGAGAGTCTCTCAtggttatatttgttgttagaatcagcttGTTAAGGTGaatgcgtgaccatgagcttatctaagcgattgggttgtatgacttgttttgtgtgatgatatgtaggtgtggtgaatgtgttatggGTTTTCTATTTAatggctggtttgttatgttttatttgtggttgtacttttgatttgattgtgtgtatagctcgtagataggaggatcatctcaatgggtatttctggtaatactcacacatctcattgtgtttgtggtgcaggtaatgtgtagcgtggagtcatggcgatgaggaggaggatgatctag is drawn from Camelina sativa cultivar DH55 chromosome 8, Cs, whole genome shotgun sequence and contains these coding sequences:
- the LOC104706837 gene encoding cytochrome P450 71B14 encodes the protein MSLWYIIVAFVFFASLLTGKNTKKVKKDLPPGPRRFPIIGNLHQLGSNPQRSMFKLSEKYGSLMSLKFGNVFAVVASTPETVKDVLKTFDADCCSRPYLTYAARISYNLKDLAFSPYSKYWREVRKMTVVELYTAKRVKTFQHIRQEEVASFVQFIKQSASLEKPVNLNRKLVKLSGSVICKVGFGICLKGSKLANAYEEVIQGTMEVLGSFAAADYFPVVGKLIDRITGLHNKCEKVFKALDSFFDQSIKHHLENPNIKEDIIELLLKMERGETGLGEFQLTRNHTKGILLNLLIAGVDTSGHTVTWVMTHLFTNPRVLKKAQAEVREVIKNKDNITEEDIERLEYLKMVIKETLRINPLVPLLITREASKDIKIGGYDIPKKTWIYVNIWAVHRNPNVWNDPEAFIPERFMDNEIDYKGLNFELLPFGSGRRMCPGIGMGMALVHLTLINLLYRFDWKLPEGMEIEDVDLEESYGLVCPKKVPLKIVPVLTQWS
- the LOC104706839 gene encoding cytochrome P450 71B12-like; translated protein: MSFWWYIIAFFLSSMLIIKMTRVNKKNLPPGPPRLPIIGNLHQLGSKPHRSMFKLSEKYGPLMSLKFGSVSTVVASTPETVKEVLKTFDLDCCSRPYLTYPARMTHNYKDLAFSFYNKYWREVRKMTVVELYTAKRVKSFQYIREEEVSSFVQFLKESASLGKPVDFNQKLVKLSGNVICKVAFGITLTGSKLENTFEEVVLGTMEVVGSFAAADYFPVVGKIIDRVTGLHSKCENVFKALDSFFDQSIKHHQEDECVDDDIIALLLKMEKGETGLGEFQLTRNHLQGILLNLLLAGTDTAANTVTWAMTHLITNPRVMKKVQAEMREVIKNKDDITEEAIERLEYLKMVIKETFRINPVVPLLIPREASKDIKIGGYDIPKKTWIHVNVWAVHRNPNVWKDPEAFIPERFMDSEIDYKGLNFELLPFGSGRRVCPGIGMGMALVHLALINLLYRFDWKLPEGMKIEDVDLEESYGLVSPKKIPLELVPILTQWT